One window from the genome of Methanobrevibacter millerae encodes:
- a CDS encoding ABC transporter permease has product MSIIGIAIGIATIVALGLITAGLEDSVQTSFNEGGAEITVMNSTNVGGGSALLDSSLIDDLKNVTNVSDAAGQLSVSDSNPLLEQSDSPGMGTRFYGINASKLNLVGIKDVNGSVYEDGSYEAIVGLSYSDLYNVSIGDNLTLFGHDFEVVGIFESGSMLADNGVYASLDTLQNLSDTSDVSSIYVKTSEGANDTIVGDNIEDKYGNLTVLTSEELSSIFDNVTDILDTASLAISGLAIFVGAIGVVNTMVMTVYERTKEIGVLKSIGWKSKKILMMILGETLVLTTLSGIVGSILGISIAEIGVKLIGREGFSLVYTPKTFILAFGITIIVGIIGGVYPAYKASKLAPTEALRYE; this is encoded by the coding sequence TTGTCCATTATTGGAATAGCTATTGGAATTGCAACAATCGTTGCTTTAGGCCTCATTACGGCGGGTCTTGAGGATTCCGTTCAGACGTCATTCAACGAGGGCGGAGCCGAAATAACCGTTATGAATTCAACGAATGTGGGCGGAGGCTCTGCATTGCTGGATTCTTCATTGATTGATGATTTGAAAAACGTAACGAACGTATCAGATGCAGCAGGCCAGCTGTCCGTCAGCGATTCCAATCCTCTTTTGGAACAGTCGGATAGCCCAGGCATGGGAACAAGGTTTTACGGAATAAACGCCTCCAAATTAAATCTGGTCGGCATTAAGGACGTAAACGGATCCGTTTATGAGGACGGTTCCTATGAAGCGATAGTCGGTTTAAGCTATAGTGATTTGTATAATGTAAGCATTGGAGACAATCTCACCCTTTTCGGCCATGATTTCGAGGTTGTGGGAATCTTTGAAAGCGGAAGCATGCTGGCAGACAACGGGGTTTACGCATCCCTGGATACCCTTCAAAATCTCTCGGATACAAGTGACGTCTCTTCAATCTATGTAAAGACGTCGGAAGGTGCAAACGATACGATTGTCGGCGATAACATTGAAGATAAGTATGGAAACCTGACTGTTCTCACCAGCGAAGAGCTCTCTTCAATATTCGATAATGTTACAGACATACTGGATACGGCATCCCTCGCCATTTCAGGCCTGGCAATATTTGTCGGAGCCATAGGCGTCGTAAACACAATGGTAATGACAGTATATGAAAGGACTAAAGAAATCGGCGTTTTAAAATCCATCGGATGGAAAAGCAAAAAGATACTGATGATGATTTTAGGAGAAACCCTTGTTTTAACAACATTATCGGGCATTGTCGGTTCGATTTTGGGAATATCCATAGCCGAAATCGGCGTAAAGCTTATCGGAAGGGAAGGATTCTCACTGGTCTACACTCCCAAGACATTCATATTGGCATTCGGCATCACGATTATCGTAGGAATTATCGGCGGAGTGTATCCCGCATACAAGGCATCCAAGCTTGCTCCAACTGAAGCATTGAGGTATGAATAG
- a CDS encoding ABC transporter ATP-binding protein, whose product MEFIRLINVLKQYDKGAVTALNNINLSIDRGSFVSIIGPSGSGKSTLLNMLGALDSPDSGHVIINGIDLASQKDLSDFRRHEIGFVFQLHNLLPNLTVQENVEIPLMDAKMSEKDKHRRALLFIEAVGLLDKKNQKPNKLSGGERQRVAIARSLVNFPSIILADEPTGALDTKTGAKVLDVLRFVHQTINATLIIVTHDHDVARLADRTIEIRDGQVINDYYNR is encoded by the coding sequence ATGGAATTTATCAGATTAATAAATGTTTTAAAGCAGTATGATAAGGGGGCAGTCACTGCACTTAATAATATTAATTTATCAATCGACAGGGGAAGCTTTGTATCCATTATCGGACCTTCCGGTTCGGGCAAATCAACATTATTGAATATGCTGGGTGCACTTGATTCTCCGGATTCCGGCCACGTTATTATTAACGGCATTGATCTGGCCTCACAGAAGGATTTAAGCGATTTTCGCCGTCATGAAATAGGCTTCGTATTTCAGCTTCATAACCTTTTGCCTAATCTTACGGTTCAGGAAAACGTTGAAATACCGCTGATGGATGCAAAGATGTCTGAAAAGGACAAGCATAGAAGGGCGCTGCTTTTCATCGAAGCGGTAGGGCTTCTGGATAAGAAAAATCAAAAGCCGAACAAATTGTCAGGCGGTGAACGCCAAAGGGTAGCTATTGCAAGGTCATTGGTTAATTTCCCGTCAATAATCCTCGCTGATGAGCCTACAGGGGCTTTGGATACAAAAACCGGCGCTAAGGTACTTGACGTTTTACGATTTGTCCATCAAACAATTAATGCAACGTTAATTATCGTCACTCACGACCATGACGTTGCCCGTTTGGCCGACAGGACAATAGAAATCAGGGACGGTCAGGTAATTAACGATTATTACAACAGGTAA
- a CDS encoding transposase, whose product MTRLTIQYYKLTYHLVLVVKYRRKVITEPIFESLINIFNRVGSNYRINGG is encoded by the coding sequence TTGACAAGACTAACCATTCAGTATTATAAGTTAACCTATCACTTGGTATTGGTTGTTAAATATCGTAGGAAAGTAATAACTGAGCCCATATTTGAGTCTTTAATTAATATATTTAATCGTGTGGGCAGTAACTATAGAATAAATGGTGGTTGA
- a CDS encoding RNA-guided endonuclease InsQ/TnpB family protein, with protein sequence MKIVNKGIKVRIYPNKKQEELFHKNFGASRFVHNNILERLNKLHAIYPNQYKLNITLINTFLKQLKQENPWLEEIESTSLQQSSRDLYKSYQNFFKNPKTNFPKFHSRKNTRLSFRQTIAKYPIKDKKLILRKYGLIRYRTSKEYYQLLNSNIKINNITITYDNGKYYAILNIEAPIEEWNNTNQSKGYDLNSNRNYFLVSNTGEKYKFDINHENQMIKKLNISLSTKQKGSRAFKNIQKRLQNWYTKRTNKLNDFIQKLSTTLVKENDTIVLEDNWANIKILIGGEQNMVFPLMKFKDMLNYKFNWYKPDCEGLVTVNPKGTSKTCCHCQHVVDELSPSVRQWTCPNCGIVLDRDINASINILNRWNNGDRLSTRC encoded by the coding sequence ATGAAAATAGTTAATAAAGGAATTAAAGTAAGAATTTATCCAAACAAAAAACAAGAGGAACTATTCCATAAAAATTTTGGAGCAAGTAGGTTTGTACATAATAACATCCTTGAAAGATTAAATAAATTACACGCCATCTATCCTAATCAATACAAATTAAATATAACTCTCATTAACACCTTTTTAAAACAATTAAAACAGGAAAATCCCTGGTTAGAAGAAATTGAAAGTACGAGTTTACAACAATCCAGCAGAGATTTATATAAGAGTTATCAAAATTTCTTTAAAAATCCAAAAACCAATTTCCCAAAATTCCACAGTAGAAAAAATACCAGATTAAGTTTCAGACAAACAATAGCCAAATACCCTATTAAAGACAAAAAGTTAATACTTCGAAAATATGGTTTAATCCGTTACAGAACAAGTAAAGAATATTATCAATTACTTAACTCCAATATTAAAATCAACAATATCACCATTACATACGATAATGGTAAATATTACGCTATCTTAAATATTGAAGCACCAATAGAAGAATGGAACAATACAAATCAATCAAAGGGTTACGACTTAAATTCCAACAGAAATTACTTTCTTGTAAGTAATACTGGTGAAAAATACAAATTTGATATAAATCATGAAAACCAAATGATTAAAAAATTAAACATTTCACTCAGTACAAAACAAAAAGGAAGCAGAGCATTTAAAAATATTCAAAAAAGATTACAAAACTGGTATACTAAAAGAACAAACAAATTAAACGACTTCATACAAAAATTAAGCACAACTTTAGTTAAAGAAAATGATACAATCGTATTAGAAGATAACTGGGCCAATATTAAAATTCTCATCGGTGGAGAACAAAATATGGTTTTTCCATTAATGAAATTTAAAGATATGCTTAATTATAAGTTTAATTGGTATAAACCGGACTGCGAAGGTCTTGTAACCGTAAACCCAAAAGGGACGAGCAAAACATGCTGCCATTGCCAACATGTTGTAGATGAATTATCACCTTCTGTTAGGCAATGGACATGTCCAAATTGTGGAATTGTCCTTGATAGAGATATTAATGCATCAATTAATATTTTAAACCGTTGGAACAACGGGGATCGCCTTTCAACTCGATGTTAG
- the priL gene encoding DNA primase large subunit PriL: protein MAEISYINPLSNEGREIIKDYGDLNQLDKEDEYLIEEVIHTPNQKISDDSLIPKSYKDLAFKRIKWAIEKKNNKEYAQNEFEYLLNDAIYKHDVVIFHALCQAIAIQFNTGSRETRLFVESQGILIQERLAKLTPSTREEIMDEILDEIKTDGAIKWNSLKDVIASKKLKLSELLIEKGDIILQQDEFLDNYADQFSDRSPDRMYNILIGDSVKELILSRLIMQKTEEYIARIKEMSSRVEMHPAIIKLSEELKEFIPEEIGKYSTYLDGSGGLFGTAQAGKLNPEAFPPCIENTVNGVSSGGRNDAIVLLLTSFASYARLYPRIFASDETIKVSDVDPDLSITRNEILPLIFDAADNCTPPLFEDQPQEKINIISKLGFGMHEDININHEGETTWYTPMSCDKIKMHLPQLCKPDGLCKGINNPLSCYTRKKFQLDRKSKD, encoded by the coding sequence ATGGCAGAAATTTCATATATCAACCCGCTATCAAATGAAGGAAGGGAAATCATCAAGGATTACGGTGATTTGAATCAGCTTGACAAGGAAGATGAATACCTTATTGAAGAGGTAATCCACACTCCAAATCAGAAAATCTCAGATGACTCTCTAATTCCCAAATCATATAAGGATCTGGCCTTTAAGCGCATCAAATGGGCAATCGAGAAAAAGAACAACAAGGAATATGCCCAAAACGAGTTCGAATACCTCTTAAACGATGCCATTTACAAGCATGACGTCGTAATATTCCACGCCCTCTGCCAGGCGATAGCGATACAGTTCAATACGGGCTCAAGGGAAACCAGGCTTTTTGTGGAGTCCCAGGGAATACTGATACAGGAAAGGCTCGCCAAGCTGACCCCGTCAACAAGGGAGGAAATCATGGATGAAATCCTCGATGAGATAAAAACCGACGGGGCGATAAAGTGGAATTCACTTAAGGACGTAATAGCTAGTAAAAAACTGAAATTAAGCGAGCTTTTAATTGAAAAGGGAGACATTATCCTTCAGCAGGATGAGTTTTTAGACAATTATGCAGACCAGTTCAGCGACAGAAGCCCCGACAGAATGTACAACATACTGATTGGTGACAGCGTCAAGGAACTCATATTATCCCGTCTGATAATGCAGAAAACCGAGGAATACATCGCAAGGATAAAGGAGATGTCCTCAAGGGTTGAAATGCATCCTGCGATAATCAAGCTTTCAGAAGAGCTTAAGGAATTCATTCCCGAAGAGATAGGCAAATACAGCACTTACCTTGACGGAAGCGGAGGACTGTTCGGAACCGCACAGGCAGGAAAGCTGAATCCCGAAGCGTTTCCACCATGCATTGAAAATACCGTTAATGGAGTGTCCTCAGGAGGACGTAACGATGCAATCGTTCTTTTATTAACGTCATTCGCTTCATATGCACGCCTATATCCGAGGATTTTCGCATCAGATGAAACGATAAAGGTCTCAGACGTTGATCCTGACTTGAGCATTACCCGAAATGAAATTTTACCGTTAATATTTGACGCTGCGGACAACTGTACGCCGCCGCTATTTGAAGACCAGCCACAGGAAAAAATCAATATCATATCAAAGCTCGGATTCGGAATGCATGAGGATATTAACATCAACCATGAAGGCGAAACGACCTGGTACACGCCTATGAGCTGCGATAAGATAAAGATGCATCTGCCACAGCTGTGCAAGCCTGACGGATTATGCAAGGGAATCAATAACCCGTTGTCCTGCTATACCCGTAAGAAATTCCAGCTGGACAGAAAATCCAAAGATTGA
- the metG gene encoding methionine--tRNA ligase, which produces MTKIFISCALPYANGPCHLGHIRSTYLPADIFARYNRMVGNDVLMVCATDEHGTPIAVKADKENKKPIEISKRYHDMIVKDVESMNISLDNFTRTTDELHYEIAQNFFKDLYDKGLIYRLDIQQLYCENCKKFLPDRYVEGLCPACGSEARGDHCEKCGRALDPTELDEPRCLTCGNTPVIKDTYQYAFKLSEFEDALKDYIDNNDNLPANVKNYASNWLKEGLNDWVLTRDMDWGIPVPLDEAEGKVLYVWIEAFLGYISSAAQWSRKTGIKWEDYWNDYVVHFIGKDIIYHHSIFWPGLLNAYGCKMPDMIYAGEFLSLEGEKMSTSKNWVIWIADFVKDFEPDLLRYYLTINAPLNKDSDFSWDDFQRRNNDELADVIGNLLHRTFTFTHKFFDGKVPEYRNPSAEDEEFEAEIRRLPDTVGELISNYDFREALLEIFKVSKIGNKYFNDQEPWKAVKEDFQKAANCLYLSNQLAKCLAYVLKPFLPTKADEIAEILNLPDLDNWQDAKVPLPEGYEISKAKPLFKKIDDDVILKEKEKLQENLKSNEEDNMSEIIDIDYFDKVDIRIGQVKEAEKIEKSDKLLKLQVDIGSETRQIVSGIANYYSPEDLIGRKVVVLVNLKPAKLFGTLSEGMILATGDNVALLTANEDCEIGERIQ; this is translated from the coding sequence ATGACTAAAATATTTATTTCATGTGCACTTCCTTATGCAAATGGTCCGTGTCATCTGGGCCATATCCGTTCAACGTATCTGCCTGCGGACATTTTCGCAAGATACAACCGTATGGTCGGAAATGACGTGCTGATGGTTTGCGCCACTGATGAACATGGAACTCCAATTGCAGTAAAGGCTGACAAGGAGAATAAAAAGCCTATTGAAATTTCCAAACGTTATCATGACATGATTGTCAAGGACGTTGAATCAATGAACATTTCCCTTGACAATTTCACAAGAACAACCGATGAGCTTCACTATGAAATAGCTCAGAATTTCTTTAAGGACCTCTACGATAAGGGTCTGATTTACAGGCTGGATATCCAGCAGCTTTATTGTGAAAACTGCAAAAAATTCCTGCCGGACCGTTATGTTGAAGGATTATGTCCAGCATGCGGCTCTGAAGCCCGTGGAGACCACTGTGAAAAGTGCGGAAGGGCGCTTGATCCAACGGAACTTGATGAACCGAGATGTCTGACCTGCGGAAATACGCCGGTCATTAAGGATACATACCAATATGCCTTCAAGCTATCAGAATTTGAAGACGCATTAAAGGATTACATTGACAATAACGATAATCTGCCTGCAAACGTTAAGAACTACGCTTCCAACTGGCTTAAGGAAGGACTCAACGACTGGGTTCTCACAAGAGACATGGACTGGGGAATTCCGGTACCTCTTGATGAAGCCGAAGGAAAAGTGCTCTACGTTTGGATTGAGGCGTTTTTAGGTTATATTTCCTCAGCCGCCCAATGGTCAAGAAAAACCGGAATTAAATGGGAGGACTACTGGAACGATTACGTTGTCCACTTCATCGGAAAGGACATCATTTACCACCATTCCATTTTCTGGCCGGGTCTTTTAAACGCTTACGGCTGCAAGATGCCCGACATGATTTATGCAGGTGAGTTTTTATCCCTTGAAGGGGAAAAGATGTCCACCAGCAAGAACTGGGTTATCTGGATAGCCGACTTTGTAAAGGACTTTGAACCTGATTTATTAAGGTATTATTTAACGATTAACGCTCCTTTAAACAAGGATTCCGATTTCTCATGGGATGATTTCCAGAGAAGAAACAACGACGAGCTTGCAGACGTCATCGGAAACCTGCTTCACAGGACATTCACATTTACACATAAATTCTTTGACGGCAAGGTGCCTGAATATAGGAACCCATCAGCTGAGGATGAGGAGTTTGAAGCCGAAATCAGAAGGCTTCCGGACACCGTCGGCGAATTGATTTCAAATTACGATTTCAGGGAAGCCCTGCTTGAAATATTCAAGGTATCCAAAATAGGAAACAAGTATTTCAACGACCAGGAACCTTGGAAAGCCGTTAAGGAAGATTTCCAGAAGGCAGCCAACTGCCTATACCTATCCAATCAGTTGGCAAAATGCCTTGCTTATGTGTTAAAGCCGTTCCTGCCTACAAAGGCTGATGAAATAGCTGAGATACTGAATCTGCCTGATTTGGATAACTGGCAGGATGCCAAAGTGCCTCTTCCTGAAGGCTATGAGATTTCAAAGGCAAAACCGTTATTCAAGAAAATTGATGATGACGTTATTTTAAAAGAAAAGGAAAAACTGCAGGAAAACTTAAAATCAAATGAGGAAGATAATATGAGTGAAATTATAGATATTGATTATTTTGACAAAGTAGACATTAGAATAGGCCAGGTTAAAGAGGCCGAAAAGATAGAAAAATCAGACAAGCTATTAAAGTTACAGGTTGACATCGGATCCGAAACTAGACAAATCGTTTCCGGAATCGCAAACTACTACTCTCCTGAAGATTTAATCGGAAGGAAAGTTGTCGTTTTAGTTAACCTTAAACCTGCAAAGCTGTTCGGAACATTATCCGAAGGAATGATTCTTGCCACCGGCGATAATGTGGCTTTGCTTACTGCAAACGAAGATTGCGAAATCGGCGAAAGAATTCAATAA
- a CDS encoding DUF530 domain-containing protein has protein sequence MEESVLVIKAEKYLKEISNDDIRVEDIDEFDNFKYLYFKLADRLEKLKQLRRDMEVQGYSTPFASLNKYGNKSIGEVSLEEVSENSRHNQMFRNKANAKKNILDRVKSAIDSHQIALGHLEQYGYLKCDSCYKKYSISEYIAIKGKCKCRSESFSFKISRENTYRVEIIPYLPLSGNYRVLMADLSRYGRNAFKKVINALKQERTGHVKTISPLFRYKDKNNRWLRKRVTFDSEFVDNYEEELRKTYGKYVRIEKLEFHRTKPAIIDDKHARTAIALGYVRYAESIIDSIRDDIFKRQLTDFKRINNYDLIIHKYSNYTPNFIDEFDVAEIENWRENKIKEEFSKFHYLDRYGELNRSLKRDLKTRETIERTIFEDIAPALISWDIFRYYLTTSVSNRKISTGPFPYIRVELDRQQRRVFQKTFSGVIDILNQFSDIRILEVPDKDLILYEKFKFEKLMKSSNIKVNHPALGAAHLYLNSDIDLELISNSFYINESKIRKEIKHIENIKNPKTDKSKKFLDLIKG, from the coding sequence ATGGAAGAATCTGTCCTGGTAATTAAAGCGGAGAAATACCTCAAGGAAATTTCAAACGATGATATCCGCGTAGAGGATATCGATGAGTTTGACAATTTCAAATATCTTTACTTTAAGCTGGCTGACAGATTGGAAAAGCTAAAGCAGTTAAGGCGTGACATGGAGGTGCAGGGATACAGCACTCCATTCGCATCACTGAACAAATATGGAAACAAGTCAATCGGTGAGGTTTCACTTGAAGAGGTAAGCGAAAACAGCCGGCACAACCAGATGTTTCGAAACAAGGCCAATGCCAAGAAAAACATTCTCGACAGGGTCAAGTCAGCCATTGACTCACACCAAATCGCATTGGGCCATCTTGAACAGTACGGTTATCTCAAGTGCGATTCCTGCTACAAGAAATATTCAATATCCGAATACATTGCAATTAAAGGGAAGTGTAAATGCAGAAGCGAGTCATTTTCATTCAAGATAAGCAGGGAAAATACCTATAGGGTTGAAATAATTCCATATTTACCATTGTCCGGTAATTATCGTGTATTGATGGCTGATTTATCAAGATATGGCAGAAACGCCTTTAAAAAGGTTATCAATGCCCTTAAACAGGAACGTACCGGACACGTAAAAACCATCTCACCGTTATTTAGATATAAGGACAAGAACAATCGATGGCTGAGAAAAAGAGTTACCTTCGATTCAGAATTCGTTGACAATTATGAAGAGGAACTGAGAAAGACCTACGGAAAATATGTGCGTATTGAAAAGCTGGAGTTCCACAGGACAAAGCCGGCCATCATTGATGACAAGCATGCAAGAACCGCAATTGCCCTGGGATATGTCCGCTACGCCGAAAGCATCATCGACAGCATTCGTGATGACATCTTCAAAAGGCAGCTGACAGATTTCAAGCGAATAAACAACTATGATCTGATTATTCATAAGTACAGCAATTACACTCCGAATTTCATTGACGAGTTTGACGTTGCTGAAATCGAGAACTGGAGGGAAAACAAGATAAAGGAAGAGTTTTCCAAGTTTCATTACCTTGACCGCTACGGTGAATTGAACAGATCTCTTAAAAGGGATTTGAAAACCCGTGAAACTATTGAAAGAACAATATTCGAGGATATCGCTCCGGCATTGATAAGCTGGGACATTTTCCGGTATTATCTCACCACCTCCGTTTCCAACAGGAAGATTTCAACCGGACCGTTTCCGTATATCCGTGTTGAGCTTGACAGGCAGCAGAGGAGGGTTTTCCAGAAGACCTTCAGCGGCGTAATCGACATTTTAAACCAGTTCAGCGACATCAGGATACTAGAAGTTCCGGATAAGGATTTGATCCTTTATGAAAAGTTCAAGTTCGAAAAATTAATGAAAAGCTCCAACATCAAGGTCAACCATCCCGCTTTGGGAGCCGCTCACCTCTATTTGAACAGCGACATCGATTTGGAACTTATAAGCAATTCATTCTATATTAATGAGTCCAAAATCAGAAAGGAAATCAAGCACATCGAAAACATTAAAAACCCTAAAACTGACAAGTCAAAGAAATTCCTTGATTTAATTAAAGGATAG